In Sphaerodactylus townsendi isolate TG3544 unplaced genomic scaffold, MPM_Stown_v2.3 scaffold_746, whole genome shotgun sequence, the DNA window GGATTATTTCAAGGTACTTTTAGCACTCTTCAAAATGAATCTCCAGCTTAAAGTCACTCACTTCCCATAGATTTCAAAGCATGTTCAAAGCAGAGTGTACAACATGTTCTTTTTCATGCCTTGTGCAACAAACTTTTCACAGCCTCATTAATCTCTTCGTTTCTCAATGTGTAGATAAAAGGATTAAGAAGAGGAGTCACAATTGTATTCAGAATGTTCACTACTTTGACACTTTCCAAAGATGTCCCCTTAGATGGCTTAACATAAAGAAAGATGGTGGATCCATACCAAATACCCGCAACTGCAAGGTGAAAGGCACATGTAGAAAAGGCCTTCTGCCATGCTCTGACAGACGGCATTTGTAGAATGGTAGCAATTATGAATATGTATGAAAGAAGTGTTATCAAAAAGGAGCCCAAGATGACAAAGACACAAATAATAAACATTGCCAATTCAACTTCATAGGTATCTGTGCAAGACAGAATTATCCATGAATCAATGTTGCAAaagaaatagcagcaaccgaatcaccgggggcagccattgcggcggTAGTGAGCAAAGGAGGCAAAAGAGGGTTGCTTGCAAAGCAATGCTGGCCAGCACGCTGCAGGAGGgttgcattgattggctccaagcctTAAAAGGCGGGAAGAGCCTGGGTATAAATGGGAGCCACACCCAGAGGATCTGAAGtggatcgtctgaagatgccacccacagatgcaggtgaaatgtcaggagataatgctgctagaatacggccatacagcccggaaaccacacagcaccccattttcttttttcaatcATTGGTAATAGGTCACATGAGGTAAGTTAGTAACATCATGCATGCAGAAAAGGAATCATGGAAATGTGAAATTAGGAAACTTTGaaacctttttttcttcaaaagattaTTAATTCTTTGGGGAGATGAAATAGCAAAGCCCCTGAAGCACTAATGAACATGTTGAGTTAAAAATGAAGCCTCAAGAGAACCTCTGCTGTAATAAAGGTTCTTCTTTCAATCTTCTGCATTCCATTCAAAAGAAACGTATAGGAGGACTTCTGTCCTGGAGTGTCAGTACAGAGATTGTGATTCCATCagttcaaaatgaaaacagaaagaatATTGGGATAGCGGATGACTGTATGGATGGATACGTGAATGAGTGAGTGAACACAATCAAAGTGACACCATTGGGTTAGAGTTGGCATATCAATCATTGTCATATTGTGTCTAGAAAATAAAGGAGCAAAGAGTTGGTAAGTGACTCAATTTTATCTTTTCTTTGTACCTGTGTAATTTGAGATAGTGTGCACCTTTCATATTTTCATCCATTAGAAGATACTCCTCTGTGTAACTTGTTGCTATATCCTCTGAGTATTTACTCAACAAGCCAATGATTAAAGAGAAAATAAAGGGAATTAATAAGATGACCAAATGACATATTCAGATAAATAAAGGTTTGAAACAAAATTTGAGAATGACAGATAATAATAGGTCTTCACATCAAGATCGACCAAGTTGAATGTAGCCCATTGGCCTTATATTAAAGCTGGTAATGATTCAATAATAGAATTTGAAATTTGGCACTTCACTCTGAACAGCTATCAAGAGGCcggatgggttggatccaaccattttACTGTCTTGCttgtgagaaaggaaggaagactcCCCTTGGGTCATCCACAATGCTGAAATCATCTAGCATTGGGGAAAATAGGGTTGGTTACACTGAACCTTTTTGGTCAATCTCACTCAACTCTCCTGTTTCTTACAGCCTCCTCTTTATCTCACCTTCCAGCCAACTTGACTTTTACCAGTGCATGTAGAAGAAAAGtagaagacgactttggatttacaccctgcttttctcaaatgtaaggagtttcaaagcagttacaaaatccttcccttcctttccccaacacAGATTTTTTGAAATATAGGGGGACTGAAAGtgctttgagagaactgtgactaggccaaggtcacccagcagggttaaTGTGCAAGAATGAAACCCAGTTCGATCCCAGCGTtgctttttgggtggtcaaagggaactcttcttcccttctgcaTCAGGTAAAAAGCTGGCTGAATTTATCTCATATTTTTTAATGGACCATTACCTCCATAATGCAGACTATGGGGTGGAAACAGAAAACTGTTAGAATCTATGGCCTCACTTTCTTCTCTACACTTAAACGTAATATTGAAACTTTGCAAACACAATACTTTTTATAATGACAATGATGATTTTAGTTacaaggcaaaaaaagaaaaagaaaatgtctctaTTCTAATTCATCTTACACATAACTACACTGGGTCATGAAACGATGCTAGAAAATGAAAATCACATCACAGCTACTGAAGGGAAATGGAAAATTAACTCGGTGAACATAATGGCTTCACTTCGTGAAGTGCTCTAAAAGTCAGTTCATGCCAGTAACTGCTTCACTCCTGCTCTGTCATTGAAACCCCATGATTTTCACTTtaacaaataatttttaatcatttttttcctcagcagaTAAATcaagggagatggaagggaatatgcaaacaggagaaaatggaacAAGAGTGGTGGAATTCATCCTTCTTGGCTTCCCTGGGTCCCCATATTTGCAGATGTTCATCTTCACACTCTTTCTTACCATGTATCTCCTGACAATATTGGGAAACATGTCCATCATCATTCTAGTAATAACACAATGTCGTCTCCACTCtcccatgtatttcttcctctGCAATCTCTCTTTCCTGGAGATATGGTACACCACTGCAATAATTCCAAAGACCCTGGGAATCATTACAGGGAGTAGCAGAAGCATCTCTTTAGCTGGCTGCACTTTGCAGATGTACTTTGTTCTTTCCTGTGGATCCACAGAGTTTTTCCTGCTCACCGTCATGGCTTATGACCGATATTTGGCTATATGTTTTCCACTGCACTACAGCACCATCATGGACATCAGCCTTTCAAGCAAGTTGGCAGTTGGCTCTTGGCTTTGGGGTTTCCTTATTATTTCTATAATAGTAATTTTCATCTCAAGGCTTTCCTTTTGTGGACCCAATGTGATTAACCATTTCTTTTGCAATACTGATTCATGGATAATTCTGTCTTGCACTGACACCTATGCAGTTGAATTGGCAACttttattatttctgtctttGTTATCTTGGTCCCCTGTTTGGTAACAGTTCTTTCATACATATTCATAATCGGTACCATTCTACAAATGCCTTCTGCCAGAGGACGACAAAAGGCCTTTTCTACATGCTCTTCTCACCTTGCTGTTGTGGGTATTTGGTATGGATCCACCATCTTTCTTTATGTTAAGCCATCTAAGGGGACGTCTTTGGAAAGTGCCAAAGTAGTGAACATTCTGAATACAATTGTGACTCCTCTACTGAATCCTTTTATCTATACATTGAGGAACAAAGAGGTTAAGGAGGCTGTGAAAAGTTTGTTGCACAAGGCATGAAGAAATCATGTTACATGCTCTGcatgaggataaaataggcttTGAAATCTATGGGAAGTGTGTGACTTTAGGCTGGAGACATGTTTGAAAGATagctgaaagtagattgaaagaaTCCTCATTTCAAACACATgccaaacaatgcagaaaaatctaaatgtCAGTGTGGATGAAGCTTAATAAAACATGGAGGCAGAGAAAGCTTCATTATCATTGCAGACATTTGTTCCAGAGAGTGGTGAAGTTCTGGTTAGCAAAGATTaaggtgaaatgaaaatgaacattTATAAAGAATACAACTGACTTTGAGCATGTTAGTTTCTAAATCAAATATGCAACCAAGCTGGGAAATGCTTGATCAGGATGGCCACACAGCTTAACCTGTTCTGGCTAAATGGGCTCATTCAGTTTCCAAACTCTGGAGAATACACCTTCACTTCATCAAGGGGATCCAGTGTGATGGACTACATTTTGATCTCACCCCTCACAGCAAGCTGCATCGATTCATTTGTTGTAGACAATTACTTGCTGAGCGATCATTTACCCATTCTCCTTACCCTGGATCTGGATAGAAGCAACACTTCTGCACTTGAACAAATTTACCCACAATACATTAGACTGAAGTGGAGTGCAAGGCTGGAGGGGGTGTGCCTAGACATACTTGGCTCTCAAGAAGCTTTGACCTTGAAAGATAAGATAATTGAGAACTCAGTCCTGGAGGAGGCGAtcactgggtttgaatctcttgTACAATCTATTTTCTCAATAATGCATGATTGGCAAAGAACGATGAGAAAATCCAGTGTCAGGCCCAAAAGCTGGTTCGGAGCAAAGAGtgcataataataaacaactaGATCCGCTCATTTCTACAAGGACTATCAGCTACACACATAACGACCTCCTCCTCATAAAAATTGgagaatccaaacaacaactccaattacttatgggccaaaaacataaaTCCCACATCATAGCCGACTGGGAACTGCTGCTAGAGGCCTCCCAAACAAATGATGCAAGGAAATTCTGGTCAATAGTTAACAGGACAAACTACCCCAGGGACCATCCAGGGTAGATATCACCTTAAAGAGATAGGGCGAGTACTTTTCGAAAGTGTTTGCCGAACCAAATCCCACCCAAGCAAATGGTGATAGCGAAAGCCCAGTGGGACCAAGTTGGGATCTGGTGACTTACCAAGAGATCATCCCCTTTATAAAAAACCTGAAGTCAAATAAGGCCCCAGGCAGCGATGCCATCATCCCCGAAATTCTGAAAGCAAACCCTCTATGGTGGGCAAATTTACTAGCTAATCTTTTTACAAGGATCAATGAAAAGGGGATATTCGCGAAGGCATGGACTTCCTCCGTGCTGGTCCTAATATTCAAAAAGGGAGACCAAAATGAACTGAAGCAAATCATCAACCCATTAGTCCTGCTTTCTATCAGCtgggaagatttatgccaaacTTCTCAAATCATCAGACCAGACATACCAAGCAAAACAATATTATTGGTCCCTAACAAGTGTAGCTTCTCTAAGGGGAAATCTCAACATTTGCATCTAGGTTCATGTTCTGGGCCTAATTTTAGCTAAACACCCCAAAAAAATAGCTCTAACAAATtaagtgtggcctttttggattttaagggggcatttgactctgtgaaCAGAGAAAAACTCTGGGGAAAACTTGCTGCCCTTAATATCGATCCAAgacttcttttttctgataaaacaactgcacacccaCAACTCTTGCCAGGTAAAAGACCACAGGGAATTTTTGTCAAACCCAgtccaggtaaaaaagggagtcaaacaaggctgtgtactagcacccttattatttaacatcttcttacatgacctccccatagccctggcccgagtggatgggcacagccctaagattggcccaaagcatgtccctctcctgttatttGCGGACGATGTAGCCCTATTATCCCTTTCCCGTGCTGgtctaacaagactcctgcatggattcattgacttttgtgagacaaatgatctgcaggtgaattatgactaaactaagatcctggtttttggaaaaagcagtataaaacaagtctggaagataaagggccactacattgagcaagtgaaaaatttcaaatatctaggactctggtttagcaacaacttgtcgtggtccactcatcaaaaatatatattggctcgggcccagtcaaatgcaaatgccactaggaggttctatcattctaggggcaaccaatatattcccccagctctgcaagttttcaaagcaagggtgagagcacaactgctttatggagcgcCCATTTGGTTAACACCCAGCAACAGTACCATCAGATCAttccactctaaatttctgcataaattatttggcgtgcccaactgcgtcccatatgcagttcCATGCCTAGAATCaggccaatactctatagaggccactatctggttaaacataataaaatttgggctgcatattcattatcaaagctccgacaactcactgacgcaactcaccttgagagaactccatcactctaaatggtgcacatcagttataacaaagattggggaattgggctatgatagtgactctctgaacatgctaacccttactgagacatttgccctcatcaaagagcggctactagcaatggattatcaacaactgcagagcttggccaacaaatcctgttcgccaatgaacgtggcaattccatttgtgcagggaaacccagcctactatattgcagcgcttaccaaccctatatataggaaagcctacatgctggctagatttaacattatgccatccctgctccatagaggaagactcaagggtctaccaaacgataagaggctttgcccctgcagtccagggcagttggattccattgcgcacattttcctccactgcccactttaccagaatccaagatccagctcaTTACAAATCATTGGCTCAatgaaaacccttacagagcttgataaagtaaatatgctcttaaactgtaatgaccttgactgttgtctcgcagtggcaaagtttctggctgaggtttgcgaactgaacttatgatccagtgtgaagttttatctagtaattttaattgtatttatattgtatgccaataaaggcttattggaTTGAATTGAGCATGTTAGTTTCCAAATCTTTCAATACACTTAAATTATCTTAAATAtggagaattaaaaataatttaaatttgttGTGGGGTAACAGTGTGAGATGTAAAGAGTGAAGACACCTAGCATAAAATACTCCACAGCTTTTCAAACAACCCTTCCACATTTGTGTTTCTCATCACGAGGCTAACCTTCTGTGGGAAATGGAAAACTGGTTTGATTTGTAAGAAACTGGAATtggcagaaatggcaaagctcACTTTGAGAAAAGAATGTATTTAAATTCATTGATAACTGGTAACCCTCAACAGACTTTTTTgtgtaaaacaacaaaaaaagggggggaaattaaCTGCCGCTTTATGGATTGTAGGATTTTaaaaagtgtgattttttttagtgATACAAATTGAGAATTAATTCTATAATTGCATGAAGGAGCTAGTGGTaaattttcaatggtgttgatgttagGTGCAGAGGAAATCAGGACCCCACCATTTCTCCCTTTTGTAATGTGTTCTTGGTATGTGTTTTTGGCTGATGACCTGTCTTTTAAGACGTTTTAATATAATTAGACCCCACCCCGACCTCCCACAAAAAAGATATAGATTCATAGACTTGCAAGACATGataagggccattgagtccaaacCCCTACCAGGCAGGAATATTTTGCTTTTTACTTTGCTCGGCCTTCTGTGCACCCCTAGTGGTTTTAATCTGTGTTAGAAAAAATAATGAATGCATTCCAAGAATATAAGAAGACACTGGTTTAAGGTGCCCTCCAGCATAGTCTGATCAATGACTGTACTAATATctcacttgatcttagccaaaaggctgagaagcaACTCTGCCAGGAGTGTACAATCAATTTTTCTCTTCAGGATTTTGGGGTTTCCACATTGCACCTCGTACGCAGTTTTGTGTTTAGAATCTGGCTTCCATTGTCATGAAACTAGAGCGTGGTTAGTCACCTTTAAATTCTGGATAACACTGTTTCAATTCTGTGCCTAATAGTCTAGCCAATATTATGCTACGtgaactgccagcaactgagtgtGGGGATCGATAATTAGAAAGTTAGCTCAGCACTTTGGAGGCTCTTTTGATATTTACCCCTAAAGAGATTATGAGGGAAATTAAAAtacaccttaagaacataagaacataagaacaagccagctggatcagaccagagcccatctagtccagctctctgctactcgcagtggcccaccaggtgcctttgggagctcacaggcaggatgtgaaagcaatggccttctgcgaacTTCTTGACCAGGAATGATAATATCTTTTAAGTTCAGAGTTGGCCTCAAAcacttaatgaagcgctgtgtggattactgtgaatccaacagactgacaataaactatgaaaaaactaaggtattggtcttctctaggcgctttaagaagctcacacgggcaatgaaaagcacccaaatcgaacaggttaagtgctttaaataccttggcctctcattctcctttaacctttcatgggcaacccagaggaaggccgctctcctagctacatctaatagtatgtcagcactactacgtttcttttacagcagtggccactcctttatccctcctgccctcaaatttttcaatgccaaagtcgcctcgagattgctttacggagtcccaatttggattcaagctattaactactccttgaattctcttcaatccaaattttttcacaagataactggactcccaaattgcgtgccctatgcagccctttgtctggagttaggtcaaaactccttggaatcagccgcttggctgaggacttttagattctggctgcgaattcattttctctcggaccgtaactccctggtccaccgtctgctctctgacacccattccaacccctggttttccataattgaagaaaaaattgcctctatcggactgtcagtggattcactttgccctttgtcctattcagaagcttataggaaattaaaaggtcaactattggatagagagttctccaccttaatcactgcagccaagaaagcgtgctcccccctgtatttctctctcccatttgaacggggccacttggcacactacctgtattgtttaataaaccctgttcaaaggagagccataatgctcgccaggttcaatgttatgccttctgccttgttacatggcagatttaataagcaagaaaaggctaaaagattgtgcccatgtaacgatggctcagttggcccaccaattacttcactgtctcagattcaaggaaatcagatccaagtatgtgaatctcactcccttacatttacccgacctccccgatttatttagattacactacttgttggacaaccctgatccttctctctgtatgatagtggcagactttctcctggaaattactaaatgccagtagatttcctttgtcctaacatgtatatcctatgttgtatatgctttttaatctgtttttattattgttttactgctgtctatgccaataaaggcttgcttctcataTCTTTTAAGTTGTGCCATGACATCATGTTCCCCACTTTATTTTGGTATTACCCCCAAACTGGGGCAGACTGCCAAATATTTGCACCATCTAAATTGAGCCCAGACAAACATGAGTCATTACGAGAGCTAGATGCAATGCTTTGCCATCAGTTCTGCAACAAGGACACTTCCGGAATGTACCCCACTCAGATAGAGTTTGTACAAACTGCCAgatctctgttgaaactcttgAGCACATTATGTTTACTTGTCCAAAATATTCTGTGCTTAGAGGTGGCTGCTCCCTTTTATCCAAGATGAATGGCCCCTTAAGAAGAACTATTGTGAGACTCTTGAATAGTGCCGATCTTCTAATTCTGGAGAAGACTGGTCAGTTTTTGTTACAGGTCCTGGCTCTATGagttatattttatgtatgttcAAAgtttgcctaataaaggttttgtctGTTTGTTGTTGATTCTACTAATACATTCTAAAtattttggggaggtttttttttagtaCTGTCAAGTAAACATTAGTAACATAAAAATGCAAATTAATCTAAAGAACTGAAAGATGCAGAATCTGTTTGATATtgggaatatattttaaaagaagctacAGATCCTAAGATTCTTCACTTACATCAGATATGAGACCATCTGCCACACTTTCACGGTTTCTTCCTCACATTTGTCTTGTTCACCTCCATATTCCACTTCTGTCATGTTAGTCTAACTTGCCTCCTAGATCTCTTAATAGGATGCAGGGTCCACTACTCCAACAAGAAACCTCCCAACTCCTCGCAACTCTTCCCACTGTGGGAAGTGGGGGAAAATGCTgagggaaatgggggtggggactggTTGCAATGATCTAACTAAGATGTCATTCATGCATGGATAACTTTGACCACATGTAATTTTTCAAGGCATTAATGCAGTTGGCACACCAGCCACAGTTGGTGAAAAAATATGCATCATTGATGTGTCACCATATTCTTGTTCTCCATTCTGACCTCAAAACAATATTTTGAGGCAAGTAGgttaagagagagagaatgacttgGTCATTCAGTGAGTTGCATGGCAGAAGGGACATTCTGGGTCTCCAGATCCTAATCCTAATACCATATGATACTGTCTTAACTTGGAGCAGAGCCTGGCATCACCTGGCCACATAAGATAATCTTTTATATAGTTTGGCTTTCCAGAAGGTATTGTGTGTGAAGTTCAGCAGATCTTCTGATTTGTATTTTCTTCAATGAAAGATGTATCATTAACTTTAGGGGTGGATTCAAGTAAAAGTGTTTATTTTAACATCTTGCAAAATCTCCAGAATGATGAAccatttgcgtgcagatggtgagaccgtTCTccagcaaataaacacaccacaaccagtgcttggaaaatggattgggccgcagcccagttaaTTAACTAATAACAATATATCACCATaaccagaagctgggcagcaaacaaGTC includes these proteins:
- the LOC125425548 gene encoding olfactory receptor 6F1-like, whose amino-acid sequence is MQTGENGTRVVEFILLGFPGSPYLQMFIFTLFLTMYLLTILGNMSIIILVITQCRLHSPMYFFLCNLSFLEIWYTTAIIPKTLGIITGSSRSISLAGCTLQMYFVLSCGSTEFFLLTVMAYDRYLAICFPLHYSTIMDISLSSKLAVGSWLWGFLIISIIVIFISRLSFCGPNVINHFFCNTDSWIILSCTDTYAVELATFIISVFVILVPCLVTVLSYIFIIGTILQMPSARGRQKAFSTCSSHLAVVGIWYGSTIFLYVKPSKGTSLESAKVVNILNTIVTPLLNPFIYTLRNKEVKEAVKRTIQGRYHLKEIGRVLFESVCRTKSHPSKW